One Ochotona princeps isolate mOchPri1 chromosome 7, mOchPri1.hap1, whole genome shotgun sequence genomic window carries:
- the GK2 gene encoding glycerol kinase 2, whose product MAAPRKAAGGPLVGAVVQGTNSTRFLVFNSKTAELLSHHQVELSQEFPKEGWVEQDPKEMLESVYECIAKTCEKLGEMNIDIANIKAIGVSNQRETTIMWDKRTGEPLYNAVVWLDLRTQSTVETLSKKIPGNNNFVKTKTGLPLSTYFSAVKLRWLLDNVREVQQAVEEGRALFGTIDSWLIWSLTGGVNGGVHCTDVTNASRTMLFNIHSLEWDQELCDFFEIPMSILPNVWSSSEIYGLMKRGALEGVPISGCLGDQSAALVGQMCFQEGQAKNTYGTGCFLLCNTGHKCVFSEQGLLTTVAYKLGRNKPVCYALEGSVAIAGAVVRWLRDNLGIIQTSEEVEKLAQEVGTSYGCYFVPAFSGLYAPYWDPSARGIICGLTQFTNKNHIAFAALEAVCFQTREILDAMNRDCGIPLSHLQVDGRMTNNKILMQLQADILHIPVVKSSMSETTALGAAMAAGAADGVGVWSLDPEDLSTVTMERFEPQIQATETKLRYSIWKKAVTKSMGWVTNPDDPTIFSSLPLGCFIVSSMIMLIGARYIAGIP is encoded by the coding sequence ATGGCAGCCCCAAGGAAAGCAGCTGGGGGGCCGTTGGTGGGGGCGGTGGTCCAGGGCACCAACTCCACTCGGTTTCTGGTTTTCAATTCAAAAACAGCGGAACTGCTTAGTCATCATCAAGTGGAATTATCGCAAGAGTTCCCCAAAGAAGGATGGGTGGAACAAGACCCTAAGGAAATGCTTGAGTCTGTGTATGAGTGTATAGCGAAAACCTGTGAGAAACTTGGTGAAATGAATATCGATATAGCCAACATCAAGGCGATTGGGGTCAGCAATCAAAGGGAGACCACCATCATGTGGGACAAGAGAACCGGAGAGCCTCTCTACAACGCCGTGGTGTGGCTTGATCTAAGAACGCAGTCTACCGTGGAGACTCTGAGTAAAAAAATCCCAGGAAATAATAACTTCGTCAAGACGAAGACAGGCCTTCCACTGAGCACGTACTTCAGTGCTGTGAAGCTTCGCTGGCTGCTTGACAATGTGAGAGAAGTTCAACAGGCTGTTGAAGAAGGCAGAGCCCTTTTTGGTACCATTGACTCATGGCTTATCTGGAGTTTGACAGGAGGAGTAAATGGAGGCGTCCATTGCACCGACGTAACCAATGCAAGCAGGACCATGCTTTTCAACATCCATTCTCTGGAATGGGACCAAGAGCTCTGTGACTTTTTTGAAATTCCAATGAGCATTCTTCCAAATGTCTGGAGTTCCTCTGAGATCTATGGCCTGATGAAAAGGGGGGCCTTGGAAGGTGTGCCGATATCTGGGTGTTTGGGGGACCAGTCCGCTGCGTTAGTCGGACAGATGTGCTTCCAGGAAGGACAAGCCAAAAACACTTACGGAACAGGCTGTTTTTTACTGTGTAATACAGGTCACAAGTGTGTGTTTTCTGAACAAGGCCTCCTGACCACAGTCGCTTACAAACTAGGCAGAAATAAGCCAGTGTGTTATGCTCTGGAAGGTTCTGTTGCCATAGCTGGGGCCGTTGTTCGTTGGCTGAGGGACAATCTTGGAATTATACAGACCTCAGAAGAAGTTGAAAAACTTGCTCAAGAAGTAGGTACTTCTTATGGATGCTATTTTGTCCCAGCGTTTTCAGGGTTATATGCGCCTTATTGGGACCCAAGTGCAAGAGGGATCATCTGTGGTCTCACTCAATTCaccaataaaaatcacattgcttTTGCTGCATTAGAAGCTGTGTGTTTCCAAACCCGAGAGATTTTGGATGCCATGAACCGTGACTGTGGAATTCCACTCAGCCATTTGCAGGTAGATGGAAGAATGACCAATAACAAAATTCTTATGCAATTACAAGCAGATATCCTGCATATTCCAGTGGTAAAATCCTCCATGTCAGAAACAACCGCACTGGGAGCTGccatggctgcaggggctgcagacGGGGTAGGCGTCTGGAGCCTCGACCCTGAGGACTTGTCAACTGTCACGATGGAACGTTTTGAACCGCAGATCCAGGCCACAGAAACGAAATTACGTTACTCTATATGGAAGAAGGCTGTGACAAAGTCAATGGGTTGGGTTACAAATCCTGATGATCCTACAATCTTCTCTAGTCTGCCCTTGGGTTGTTTTATAGTGAGTAGCATGATAATGTTAATTGGAGCAAGATACATCGCGGGTATACCATAA